A stretch of Chitinophaga caeni DNA encodes these proteins:
- a CDS encoding DUF4412 domain-containing protein, with amino-acid sequence MKKITFIVCALVCGIQFVYAQRLVSDLKIYYKMELPAEQAQMDAMLNNSHLVQYVRGNMSRIDMNFNVVNYIYISNARTKTMLIMIDNHGDKYMIRTNKKEFEKELEEYRKIQFVDQPEEKEIAGYKCRKAIGIMSDGSKFEVFYTVDIAPENKLYNRRFVNLKGFPLEFEIPAKNNAKIKVLATSLEIGPVPASIFDTPSGYKEISQEELKKLRG; translated from the coding sequence ATGAAAAAAATTACCTTCATAGTTTGTGCATTAGTCTGCGGTATACAGTTCGTTTACGCGCAAAGGCTCGTATCTGATCTGAAGATCTATTACAAGATGGAATTACCGGCAGAACAGGCGCAAATGGATGCCATGTTAAATAACAGCCATCTCGTGCAATACGTCCGCGGAAACATGAGCCGGATCGATATGAATTTTAACGTGGTGAATTATATCTATATCAGCAATGCCCGTACTAAGACCATGTTGATCATGATAGATAACCACGGTGATAAATATATGATACGGACGAATAAAAAGGAGTTTGAAAAGGAATTGGAAGAGTACCGTAAAATCCAGTTTGTGGATCAGCCGGAAGAGAAGGAAATAGCCGGTTATAAATGCCGCAAGGCCATTGGTATCATGTCGGACGGAAGCAAGTTCGAGGTATTTTACACGGTCGACATAGCCCCGGAAAACAAGCTTTATAACAGGCGTTTCGTGAACCTGAAAGGTTTTCCCTTGGAGTTTGAAATTCCCGCGAAAAATAATGCCAAGATCAAGGTATTGGCCACCTCTTTAGAGATTGGTCCCGTGCCGGCATCAATTTTTGATACACCGTCGGGTTACAAGGAGATCTCGCAAGAAGAGTTAAAGAAATTAAGGGGGTAA